Below is a genomic region from Trichoderma asperellum chromosome 2, complete sequence.
TGGATCGATGTTATCGAAGCCGATCTTGCTTTCGGCTCCGGCTCCGGCTCTTGCTCTTTCTGAAGCTGGTCTCGAGATGCGTCCGTCTTGTAGCGGCTCGTATCCATAGGGCGGGTGAACGTATATCGTTTGGTTGAAAACAGGCCGCGGCTCACATAAGCTGGCTTGGAAGTGATGCCTCCCCGTCCACTATGTCCTAGAAACAGGCACGCCATGGGCCGTGATGGCAAAACAAATGGTCCAGCTACGGCTTGTTGGTCCACCGAATGGCCCTGGCTCGCAATATCTATGTCGCTGCTCAGCTGTCCTAGGAACGAGTATAGCCAGAAAGCCCATGCCTCAAAAGCAACGCCGTGGCAAGCCCCTGCTTGCCTTGATGCCGCGTCTGGATCCCACGAGGGCATGTATTTCTTGCCCGTGTCTGTGAGATAATTCAACAGAGGGGGCGCTTCTCGGTCTGGCACAAATTTGATGGCGCATTGTGAGTCGCTGCAGAGCGTCACCAAATCAGCTTCGACGCTCTTAATTGAGTCTTGCGTCTTGATTATATGTGTATCTGGAACGAGGAGCATGAGATTTCGCAGCAGTGTGCCCTCCTGTCTGCCAGAGACGTCGGTAACTTCCCAGCCGGCCTCGGCAGCATCGTCGAATGGAGAGGCCCAGTCATCTCTCGCGCCCGTGACATCGTATAGTGCCAAGGAGGGGAACTTTGCGACCCAACGTAAGGATTGCTGTGTAACCGTCTGATCGCCCCATATCCTCAAAACCCTTAATAAAGGGAAGGGATTCTCGCTCTCGGTCCAGCCTCGAACGACGCGGTCGTTGACGGCCGGAAAGACATCACCTAGCTCATCCGCTGGTTGGATAAGCTCCAGAATGCCCAGATTTTTCATATCTGTTAAGCAGAATAGCTCATGGGAAGAGAACTGGCACCCTCCGCTGAGCACGAGATGGGTGATGAACTCTGTTGAAAAAGATGTTAGGGGCTGGATGTAGCATCCTAGTTCCTCACTGGGTCGACATATATGCTGCCGGAATCGATATAGGCCAAGGCtcttctcatcatcctcacgaAGCAATACCGTAGAGAAAAGTTTCCATGCATGGAAGCATACGCCTCTGGTGTTCGGCATGTTAGTAAATGATGTACCTCGCTCATTCACCCTCTTTCAGCACCGCCTTGACTTGAGAATTCAACCACTACGCAGTTTATGTTTTCAAGTAACCGGATGCATGTGTAAACATAAAGAGCCACCAACCTTGCCTCTAAAA
It encodes:
- a CDS encoding uncharacterized protein (EggNog:ENOG41); this encodes MNNYDPSTGQVFREWTIQRRLNVSSDRGWSRRRPYPIFKPRGARGPRSLLDMAINVIADNIGDVSEELLGSLPIQLVWRIWRFLEARGVCFHAWKLFSTVLLREDDEKSLGLYRFRQHICRPSEELGCYIQPLTSFSTEFITHLVLSGGCQFSSHELFCLTDMKNLGILELIQPADELGDVFPAVNDRVVRGWTESENPFPLLRVLRIWGDQTVTQQSLRWVAKFPSLALYDVTGARDDWASPFDDAAEAGWEVTDVSGRQEGTLLRNLMLLVPDTHIIKTQDSIKSVEADLVTLCSDSQCAIKFVPDREAPPLLNYLTDTGKKYMPSWDPDAASRQAGACHGVAFEAWAFWLYSFLGQLSSDIDIASQGHSVDQQAVAGPFVLPSRPMACLFLGHSGRGGITSKPAYVSRGLFSTKRYTFTRPMDTSRYKTDASRDQLQKEQEPEPEPKARSASITSIQSKSSLKMRKRKQLHDMLQSLSG